A region of the Bacillus sp. BGMRC 2118 genome:
AAAGATATTCATCTAATCTTGGATAGATTTAAACGCTCACTTATAGGTTATTACAACTACTACTGCATCACAGACAATACTCCAAGTGTAAACAAATTTAGAGACAGAATCGGATATTTACTGTTTAAATGGCTCAATAGAAGAAGTCAAAGAAAATCTTTTACCTGGGACAAATTCAGACTCTTTCTTAATCAGAATCCATTGCCTTACGTAAAAGTGAAGGTAAATATATATGACTTGAGAAAAGAGATTAATTACATTCTGTAAATGATAACTAGGAGGAGCCGTGTGCGTAAATAGCGCAAGCACGGTTCTGTGAGGGGAGAGGAACGCAATCTACCGAGAGGTAGAGAGGTTCCCTTCTACTCGACTAGTTGAAGTATGGAAGGAGAATCTATGTGAATATTAAGATTGATTTTGGAAATGAACATATACAATATATATCTTGTGCACCTAAAATAGGTAGAAAGATTAACAAAATTAGGAGGGAATTTGAAGTTTGGATTTCTGATGAAAACAAAAATAATAAGTATTGGGCTTATGAAAACGGAGAAAAAAGTTGGCCAAATTATGATTCAGATGCAATTATAGATTGGCTAAATAATGTGAAATTCAAAAGAGGAACTGCTAAGGCGAAACTAATCATGGAGCCTAAATCAAAAGTGAAAAAGACATTATATTTTTAACTTATCCATGAACGGTGCAAGGTTTTTTTATAAAATTAACGATGAAATAGAACTAAAGGGTAAGGTTAGTTGAAATAAGATAATTTTTGACCTATCGGCGGCATATGTATTACCAAAGGAGGTTGTACATGAAGAAGTTACTTATCGCTAATATACTCTTATTAATTTCCTTAATCTATGTTATTGTTCGAGTAACACATAGCACATTATATTTAAATAAAATCTCTATAACTGCGGAGAATCCCGTTAGACTTCATTGGAATACCATATCAATCGATACATCCTTCATACAAAACAGTCACGACTCCATTTATTTAATTTGGATGACTCCAATATATGTACTGGTTCTTATTGCAGTATTACTTACTTTTATAGGATTTAGAAATAAGCATTAATTATATTATATTCATATTAAATAAACTTACGTTGATTCGTGCAGGAATTAACGTATTTTTTGTTGAAGCTATTATGGTACTAAAGGAGAAGGATAGCTGAAGAAGAAAAAAGAGACTTATCTATTTGGAGGATAAATGAAAGAACGAAACATATTTTTGAAAAGTCTAATTTCTTTTAATGATTTTAAAGCAAAGTCTTCTGTCGAAATTATAGATATAATTGCAACAAATTTATATAAGAATGAAAACTTAAATATTAAAGATGAAGAAATATTTTATAATCTTCCCGATATTATTAGGGACATTATCTTATTAATTGATTTTGACACCGAAGTTACAATGCAAGGGATACTAGGTTTTTTAGAAAATTCCACAGGTTTTTATTTGAAAGATACTATTAATACGTTTGAAAAGATACAAGCGAATGAGGACCATATAATACTAGATAAGATAGAATCCATACTGAAGAAATATAACATTTCAACAAGAGATCTAAGAAATAACGTAAATAAACAAGGATTGTACAATATAAATAATTTTGCAGAACTTCATGGAACAGATTATGAGAATATGTCAGAAGAAATTTCTATTTTGGCAGATAGTCTTTACATATATCATGAAGAAAGAAATGTTTTTGACCTTCTTTCAAAGTATGTAAGCGGAGAGAAGAATTTCTTAATTCGTGAATTAGAAATATAGATTAAAGCTAAAAGGTGAAACTGACTAGAAATTTATGCTTATTCGACTAACGGGTGAGGATAGTTGAAAAGAATAAGCTGTTTATAGCAGGGGAAACTATCTCCAAATTATAATTTGGGGTGTTACCATATGTTAAAAAAATGGTCTGTTTTAGCTATTTTGTTTAGTACGATTATTACTACAAATAATGGAATGGTATATTCATCAGTACATGATAAACCCCGTCCTTTTGAAGAAATATATCCTGAAGTTGGATATAAAAACGTAGAAGAAGCAGTGGCAGATTTTGAAAAACATTTTAAAGAAGACTTAAAGCTTCCATCTAGAATACCTCCAGTAAACTTCACACATTATTTTGGAAGATTCAGTAATCTAGATGGCGATATAAATGATGCATTTGATATTGAATTTGTTAATGATAAATCACCGCAAAATCATTATACAATTGAAGTTCGCCCCATAAAAAATAAGA
Encoded here:
- a CDS encoding group II intron reverse transcriptase/maturase, which produces KDIHLILDRFKRSLIGYYNYYCITDNTPSVNKFRDRIGYLLFKWLNRRSQRKSFTWDKFRLFLNQNPLPYVKVKVNIYDLRKEINYIL
- a CDS encoding DUF4375 domain-containing protein, producing MKERNIFLKSLISFNDFKAKSSVEIIDIIATNLYKNENLNIKDEEIFYNLPDIIRDIILLIDFDTEVTMQGILGFLENSTGFYLKDTINTFEKIQANEDHIILDKIESILKKYNISTRDLRNNVNKQGLYNINNFAELHGTDYENMSEEISILADSLYIYHEERNVFDLLSKYVSGEKNFLIRELEI